The proteins below come from a single Garra rufa chromosome 3, GarRuf1.0, whole genome shotgun sequence genomic window:
- the slc1a2a gene encoding excitatory amino acid transporter 2a isoform X2, translating into MQKQVEIRMHESHLDPPPPPEESMCGGCCDKLMKNLLLTLTILGVITGSAAGVLLRYASPLPADVIMVIAFPGDILMRMLKMVILPLIVSSLITGLAGLDAKSSGRLGTRAMVYYMSTTVIAAVLGVILVLLIHPGNPKLKANLGEGKKNDEVSSLDALFDLIRNLFPENLVQACFQQIQTVTNKVEVAPPPPPTRFGRNATKGAAKYVIKKSLQFKSGMNVLGIIGFFVAFGICMGKMGEKAKLMLEFFNVLNEIVMRLVGMIMWYSPIGIACLICGKIISINDLEVVAKQLGMYMVTVIIGLIIHGAMFLPLIYFVIVRKNPFKFFMGVFQAWVTALGTASSAGTLPVTFRCLEENLGIDKRVTRFVLPVGATINMDGTALYEAVAAIFIAQMNGIELDPGQIVTVSLTATLASVGAASIPSAGLVTMLLILTAVGLPTQDISLLVAVDWLLDRFRTSVNVVGDSYGAGIVYHLSKDELDLFDAQQIRPDDFEMAKKQSFFENNTNHGVYASHNSCQPVQIDECKSFSIL; encoded by the exons GTGTAATCACTGGTTCAGCAGCTGGTGTTCTACTGCGATACGCATCTCCACTCCCCGCTGACGTCATTATGGTCATTGCCTTCCCGGGTGATATTCTCATGAGGATGTTAAAAATGGTGATTTTGCCTCTGATCGTCTCAAGTTTGATCACAG GATTAGCAGGGTTGGATGCCAAGTCAAGTGGTCGTCTGGGCACAAGGGCCATGGTGTATTACATGTCGACCACCGTCATCGCAGCTGTGTTGGGGGTGATCTTGGTGCTCCTCATCCACCCTGGTAACCCCAAACTGAAGGCCAACCTGGGCGAGGGCAAAAAGAATGACGAAGTGTCCAGTTTAGATGCCCTCTTTGATCTCATCAGAAATCTCTTTCCAGAAAATCTCGTTCAGGCTTGTTTTCAGCAG ATCCAGACAGTTACTAACAAGGTAGAAGTAGCTCCTCCTCCACCTCCGACTCGCTTTGGACGGAATGCTACCAAGGGCGCAGCGAAATATGTCATCAAGAAGTCTCTTCAATTCAAAAGCGGCATGAATGTTTTAG GTATCATTGGGTTCTTTGTGGCATTCGGGATATGCATGGGAAAGATGGGAGAAAAGGCCAAGCTGATGCTTGAGTTCTTCAACGTTCTCAACGAGATCGTTATGAGGCTTGTCGGCATGATCATGTG GTATTCCCCCATTGGTATTGCATGTCTGATCTGTGGAAAGATCATCTCAATTAATGATTTGGAAGTTGTGGCCAAGCAGCTGGGAATGTACATGGTCACTGTCATCATTGGACTTATTATTCACGGAGCCATGTTCCTTCCcttaatatattttgttattgttCGGAAAAACCCATTCAAATTCTTCATGGGAGTTTTCCAGGCATGGGTCACTGCTTTAGGAACAGCTTCAAG TGCTGGGACATTACCTGTTACTTTCCGCTGTCTGGAGGAAAATCTGGGCATTGACAAGAGAGTGACTAGATTTGTATTACCTGTTGGAGCAACGATCAACATGGATGGTACAGCACTTTATGAGGCCGTAGCGGCCATCTTTATTGCCCAGATGAATGGAATAGAACTTGATCCTGGTCAGATTGTGACAGTCAG CCTTACAGCAACTCTCGCTAGCGTAGGAGCTGCCAGTATTCCCAGTGCTGGTCTGGTGACGATGCTTCTGATTTTGACAGCTGTTGGATTACCGACTCAAGACATCAGTTTATTGGTAGCAGTCGACTGGCTACT GGACCGCTTCCGAACATCAGTCAATGTCGTTGGTGACTCGTATGGGGCGGGAATCGTGTACCACCTCTCTAAAGATGAGCTTGACCTGTTCGATGCGCAGCAGATAAGGCCAGATGACTTTGAGATGGCCAAGAAACAATCCTTTTTTGAGAATAACACTAACCACGGTGTATATGCATCTCACAACTCCTGTCAGCCGGTCCAAATAGATGAATGCAAG TCTTTCAGCATTCTGTAA
- the slc1a2a gene encoding excitatory amino acid transporter 2a isoform X1 — protein MQKQVEIRMHESHLDPPPPPEESMCGGCCDKLMKNLLLTLTILGVITGSAAGVLLRYASPLPADVIMVIAFPGDILMRMLKMVILPLIVSSLITGLAGLDAKSSGRLGTRAMVYYMSTTVIAAVLGVILVLLIHPGNPKLKANLGEGKKNDEVSSLDALFDLIRNLFPENLVQACFQQIQTVTNKVEVAPPPPPTRFGRNATKGAAKYVIKKSLQFKSGMNVLGIIGFFVAFGICMGKMGEKAKLMLEFFNVLNEIVMRLVGMIMWYSPIGIACLICGKIISINDLEVVAKQLGMYMVTVIIGLIIHGAMFLPLIYFVIVRKNPFKFFMGVFQAWVTALGTASSAGTLPVTFRCLEENLGIDKRVTRFVLPVGATINMDGTALYEAVAAIFIAQMNGIELDPGQIVTVSLTATLASVGAASIPSAGLVTMLLILTAVGLPTQDISLLVAVDWLLDRFRTSVNVVGDSYGAGIVYHLSKDELDLFDAQQIRPDDFEMAKKQSFFENNTNHGVYASHNSCQPVQIDECKVTLASNGSPADFSLVEEEPWIRE, from the exons GTGTAATCACTGGTTCAGCAGCTGGTGTTCTACTGCGATACGCATCTCCACTCCCCGCTGACGTCATTATGGTCATTGCCTTCCCGGGTGATATTCTCATGAGGATGTTAAAAATGGTGATTTTGCCTCTGATCGTCTCAAGTTTGATCACAG GATTAGCAGGGTTGGATGCCAAGTCAAGTGGTCGTCTGGGCACAAGGGCCATGGTGTATTACATGTCGACCACCGTCATCGCAGCTGTGTTGGGGGTGATCTTGGTGCTCCTCATCCACCCTGGTAACCCCAAACTGAAGGCCAACCTGGGCGAGGGCAAAAAGAATGACGAAGTGTCCAGTTTAGATGCCCTCTTTGATCTCATCAGAAATCTCTTTCCAGAAAATCTCGTTCAGGCTTGTTTTCAGCAG ATCCAGACAGTTACTAACAAGGTAGAAGTAGCTCCTCCTCCACCTCCGACTCGCTTTGGACGGAATGCTACCAAGGGCGCAGCGAAATATGTCATCAAGAAGTCTCTTCAATTCAAAAGCGGCATGAATGTTTTAG GTATCATTGGGTTCTTTGTGGCATTCGGGATATGCATGGGAAAGATGGGAGAAAAGGCCAAGCTGATGCTTGAGTTCTTCAACGTTCTCAACGAGATCGTTATGAGGCTTGTCGGCATGATCATGTG GTATTCCCCCATTGGTATTGCATGTCTGATCTGTGGAAAGATCATCTCAATTAATGATTTGGAAGTTGTGGCCAAGCAGCTGGGAATGTACATGGTCACTGTCATCATTGGACTTATTATTCACGGAGCCATGTTCCTTCCcttaatatattttgttattgttCGGAAAAACCCATTCAAATTCTTCATGGGAGTTTTCCAGGCATGGGTCACTGCTTTAGGAACAGCTTCAAG TGCTGGGACATTACCTGTTACTTTCCGCTGTCTGGAGGAAAATCTGGGCATTGACAAGAGAGTGACTAGATTTGTATTACCTGTTGGAGCAACGATCAACATGGATGGTACAGCACTTTATGAGGCCGTAGCGGCCATCTTTATTGCCCAGATGAATGGAATAGAACTTGATCCTGGTCAGATTGTGACAGTCAG CCTTACAGCAACTCTCGCTAGCGTAGGAGCTGCCAGTATTCCCAGTGCTGGTCTGGTGACGATGCTTCTGATTTTGACAGCTGTTGGATTACCGACTCAAGACATCAGTTTATTGGTAGCAGTCGACTGGCTACT GGACCGCTTCCGAACATCAGTCAATGTCGTTGGTGACTCGTATGGGGCGGGAATCGTGTACCACCTCTCTAAAGATGAGCTTGACCTGTTCGATGCGCAGCAGATAAGGCCAGATGACTTTGAGATGGCCAAGAAACAATCCTTTTTTGAGAATAACACTAACCACGGTGTATATGCATCTCACAACTCCTGTCAGCCGGTCCAAATAGATGAATGCAAG GTAACCTTGGCCTCAAATGGCTCCCCTGCGGACTTCTCACTTGTTGAGGAGGAACCATGGATACGCGAGTAA
- the cd44a gene encoding uncharacterized protein cd44a — protein MWTLLLAVFATGSPALLQAAPVQGSGDRCGFAGVFHFEGTSRYSFTFQQGLELCQSLGYKLATQEQVNDAYKKGLRTCRYGWIDGQNVMFLPHVNGPNCDSSSTEITFRSEAAEYLSDVYCFNPSDASLNCEDTGKTNSEGLTNENTATASEKTHEDILTEVETEGFLLDVEEIMGKVKRDTSVPKTDEANADEKPPVPAFDEPSTVTHNEDSKVPTSKPRFGKSSSSVTPSVLFFDTEGSGSGSDNERLFAHPEPSQFTTTAIATEAAQSTSMPDEIEKTPINGKKTRLLEINPEDAAKVAELPPSAPIQEENGPSTWLIIFAFCVVVGAIVCILAAIATRDKWYGPRQSRNITTEPHKEDYSKSETLPLSQKEQEIVALMSVTKLPNGQKEDISASLGECEKEYLM, from the exons GTTCCGGTGACAGATGTGGCTTTGCCGGTGTTTTCCATTTTGAGGGAACCAGCCGTTACTCTTTTACTTTCCAACAGGGTTTGGAATTGTGTCAGAGTTTAGGTTACAAACTCGCAACACAGGAACAGGTCAATGACGCTTATAAAAAAGGCTTGAGAACGTGCAG ATACGGCTGGATAGATGGACAAAATGTCATGTTCCTCCCACACGTTAATGGTCCAAATTGTGACTCCAGTTCCACCGAGATCACCTTTCGTTCTGAAGCGGCAGAATATCTTTCTGATGTCTACTGCTTTAACCCGTCAG ATGCATCACTAAACTGTGAAGATACTGGTAAAACGAACTCTGAGGGCCTAACCAATGAAAACACAGCCACAGCAA GTGAAAAAACACATGAAGACATTCTTACGGAGGTTGAGACTGAAGGTTTTCTACTAGATGTGGAGGAGATAATGGGAAAAGTAAAAAGAGATACCTCTGTCCCCAAAACTGACGAGGCCAACGCTGATGAGAAACCCCCTGTGCCTGCTTTTGATGAACCCTCTACAGTGACACACAATGAAGACAGCAAAGTCCCAACAAGCAAGCCCCGTTTTGGAAAGAGCTCATCCTCTGTTACTCCCAGTGTTTTGTTCTTTGATACAGAGGGCAGTGGATCGGGATCAGATAATGAGAGATTGTTTGCACATCCTGAGCCTAGTCAATTCACAACAACAGCCATTGCCACAGAGGCAGCTCAGAGTACATCCATGCCAGATGAAATTGAGAAGACTCCAATTAATGGAAAGAAAACTCGATTATTGGAAATCAATCCTGAAG ACGCAGCGAAAGTGGCAGAATTACCTCCATCTGCACCCATTCAAGAGGAGAATGGACCATCTA CTTGGCTGATAATCTTTGCCTTCTGTGTCGTTGTTGGAGCCATTGTGTGCATACTTGCTGCTATTGCTACTAGAGACAA GTGGTACGGACCGAGACAGAGCAGAAACATCACAACTGAACCGCACAAGGAAGACTACAGTAAATCAGAAACACTGCCACTGTCACAAAAAGAACAGGAGATAGTTGCACTGATGAGTGTCACGAAGCTGCCCAATGGTCAAAAGGAGGACATTTCTGCTTCTCTGGGTGAATGTGAGAAAGagtatttaatgtaa